In Cotesia glomerata isolate CgM1 linkage group LG1, MPM_Cglom_v2.3, whole genome shotgun sequence, one genomic interval encodes:
- the LOC123259590 gene encoding tigger transposable element-derived protein 4-like — MTNKRKLKTLTLRDKVDVIQAVIRGTKRKEISDQYGFPASTLSTILKNESDILSRFETSYNLTCKRQRLAEFPDIEECLLTWFKQCREKNLSISGTILREKAEEFSKSLGHNSFRASNGWLGNFKKCHELVFRKLCGESASINTEVCEEWISELLSLLKDYEPRDIFNADETGLFFKCLPDKTLLFKDEKCHGGKHSKERLTVLLATNMTGTEKLKLLVLGKAKKPRCFSGCKSLPVDYDANKKAWMTADIFKQWLIKIDKKMIREKRNILLFIDNCIAHNVILLLKAVKVKKEIVKKLITDIKQKTVSPINVLHAIRMIDKAWRNVSENTIVNCFRRCGFTTTQEEELTQLTLKTTRDDITLEEWHKLPTVDVQFEDYVSCDADIATAGTLTDEKIIDLFNQNQDHDGDDADDEDLGTEPTVSNTQAQEAIKNLRIYIERCNNVDDRIFDALAPLDFWTQYPETGPEHGVLGQGRERLLEGN; from the exons ATGACGAATAAACGAAAATTGAAAACTTTGACTCTTCGTGATAAAGTAGATGTTATTCAAGCAGTGATACGTGGTACAAAAAGGAAAGAAATATCTGATCAATATGGATTTCCAGCAAGTACTTTATcaacgattttaaaaaatgagtcTGATATTTTGTCAAGGTTTGAAACAAGTTATAACTTAACGTGTAAGAGACAACGCCTAGCAGAATTTCCTGATATAGAAGAGTGTTTGTTAACATGGTTCAAGCAGTGTCGTGAAAAAAACCTTAGTATAAGTGGGACAATATTACGTGAAAAAGcagaagaattttcaaaatcattgGGACACAATTCATTTAGAGCAAGCAATGGTTGGTTGGGTAATTTCAAAAAGTGCCATGAACTTGTGTTTAGAAAACTTTGCGGAGAAAGTGCTAGTATAAATACTGAGGTATGTGAAGAATGGATATCAGAGTTACTAAGTTTGTTAAAGGATTATGAACCAAGGGACATATTTAATGCAGACGAGACtggtttgttttttaaatgtttaccTGATAAAACGCTTCTTTTCAAAGATGAAAAATGTCACGGTGGAAAACATAGTAAGGAAAGATTAACTGTATTGCTTGCAACTAATATGACGGGTACTGAAAAGCTTAAGCTTTTGGTCCTAGGCAAAGCTAAAAAACCCCGCTGTTTCAGTGGATGTAAATCATTGCCGGTTGATTATGATGCCAATAAAAAAGCTTGGATGACAGCTGACATATTTAAACAGTGgcttattaaaattgataaaaagatGATTAGGGAAAAGCGAAACATTTTACTTTTCATAGATAATTGTATTGCACATAATgttattctattattaaagGCTGTCAAAGTTAA aaaagaaattgtcaaaaaacttATAACTGATATAAAGCAAAAAACTGTGTCCCCCATAAACGTCTTGCATGCAATTAGAATGATTGATAAAGCTTGGAGAAATGTATCAGAAAATACAATAGTAAATTGTTTCAGAAGGTGTGGATTTACAACAACACAAGAAGAAGAACTGACACAATTAACCTTGAAAACAACACGTGATGATATAACATTAGAAGAGTGGCATAAACTACCTACTGTAGACGTTCAGTTTGAAGATTATGTATCGTGTGATGCAGATATCGCTACGGCTGGAACCTTGACCGACgagaaaattattgatttgtttAATCAAAACCAGGACCACGATGGCGATGACGCTGATGATGAAGATTTGGGTACTGAACCAACTGTATCAAATACACAGGCTCAAGAGGCAATAAAGAATTTACGAATCTACATCGAAAGATGTAATAATGTCGATGATCGAATATTTGATGCTTT ggcgccactggattTTTGGACTCAGTATCCAGAAACTGGACCAGAACATGGAGTATTAGGTCAGGGTCGTGAGAGATTGCTGGAAGGAAACTAA
- the LOC123259670 gene encoding uncharacterized protein LOC123259670 has protein sequence MTYFKSVGFDTRNVNLSYKTIQRQRIIHRKEIAKGLKEDLKFNDNYVVHWDGKLLSDIVGTETVDRLPVLLTSSGSEQLLGIPKINSGSGIEQALAVYSTMEQWGVSNYIKAICFDTAATNTGIHHGAGVEA, from the exons atgac CTACTTTAAAAGTGTGGGATTCGATACTCGGAATGTAAATTTGAGTTATAAAACTATTCAACGACAGCGTATAATTCATCGGAAAGAAATTGCTAAAGGCTTAAAAGAAGACTTAAAATTCAATGACAATTATGTGGTCCATTGGGATGGTAAACTGCTAAGTGATATTGTTGGGACAGAAACAGTAGATAGGCTTCCGGTGCTTTTAACATCGTCTGGCAGTGAACAGCTATTGggtattccaaaaattaattcaggaTCTGGGATTGAGCAAGCTTTAGCTGTATACTCAACTATGGAGCAATGGGGTGTCAGTAATTACATAAAAGCGATATGCTTTGATACTGCAGCAACCAATAcgg GAATTCATCATGGCGCTGGCGTAGAGGCTTGA